The genome window TGGAAGTAATCCCCTTTTTTCTCCCCCAAAATTTCCAACCCACGATTTGCGATCACTTCGTTGGCATTCATGTTGATGGATGTACCTGCTCCGCCCTGAATCGGGTCAACGATGAACTGATCATGCCATTTTCCTTCGATGATTTCCTGTGCAGCGCTTACAATTGCGTTACCCAAGCGTGGATTCAGCCTGGAAACTTCCATGTTGGCGATTGCTGCCGCTTTTTTTACCATCGCCATGGCGTTGATCAGGGATGAGTGCAGACGGTAGCCCGTAATCGGAAAGTTCTCCGTTGCACGCATAGTTTGAACACCGTAATAGGCATGTACAGGAATTTCTTTTTCACCGAGAAAATCCTTTTCAATTCGATACGTTTGTTCTGACATTCTTTTTCGACCAGCTTTCTGCGATTAGTGGATGAAGCTACGTCTCCATTCTAACATAGAAATGTCGTTGTGAACGCCTTTGGAACACTATCGCTTGTTTTCGCGTCTTAGTAAGTAAGAAAACTGCTGATCAACTCGACAGAAAAGAGGGATTTCATGAAAAAGGTTTCGATGCTTTTACTAACGGTCTTCTTGCTGCAAGGATGCACCAGCCAAAGCTCACCCACGCCTCCTGCCGATACTGAAAAACCGCCGGTTGCCGCACCACCGCAGACGCCCACACCCGCTCCCCAGCAGCCGCCGGCCACGACACAGCCCGAGCCAGCTCCGGAGCAGAAGCCCGGCGATCAACAACCACCGGACTCCTACTCCAACGATATTTTCAAAGATGTGACCGTGAAAAAAACCGGCACAGACACATTTGAAGTCACAGGCAAGGCGCAAGTATTCGAAGGAGTCGTAAGCTATGTCGTTGAGGATGGCCACAATGAGCTCACCAAAGGATCCTTTCAGACTTCCGCCGGGGCACCGGCCTGGGGCGACTTTTCTCATACGATCAACGTGAAAAAAGCGGAAGCCAACAGCACACTCACTCTGATCCTGTTTGAAACGAGCATGAAAGACGGAAGCAGACGGATGGAGCTGATCGTTCCACTGCCTGAGAAGTAAATTACCTCTCCTAATAAGAACCCCCTGACCTACCATTTGGATGGCATGATCAGGGGGTCTTTTTACGCGTTTATTTTCTCGCCCGTTTGCTGCACCTGTTTCTTTTTCGCGATCTGATTCGCTGCCAGCGTGATGAGGAGCGAGCATAGCAAGCCGCTTGCCATCGCTGCGATAAAGCCCAGCATGTTGTTGGACAGAAGCGGAGCCATGACCGATGGTACGTAAGCGGTTCCCCGAACATCGAAGACGCCCACCATCATCCCTGCAATCCCAGATGACACTATGGCACCCGCGAACACCAACTTATTGGAGAACATAAAGGGATAGGCCGCTTCCACAAACGTCCCAAAGCCCATATTGATGAGAAAGCCAGGTGTCGCGACAGTCGCTTCACTCTTTTCGCGCGGTGATATGATATTCGCCAGGGTGATCCCTGCCGATACCATGACCAACCCCACCATGTCGACCGCCCCTAAGAAGCTGTTCCCTGTCTTCTCCATTTCCAGCAAGACAATGGGGAGAATGGCTGCATGATAGACTCCCCCGATGATCGCCGGCCAAATGAGCAAGCCTGCGATCAAGCCCGCCAGAGCTGGGCTGTAGGAGACTGCCCCTTCGATGAGCACTTTGACCCACTCCCCCGCCTGGAGGGCAATCGGCGCCAGCAGGTAGTACACGATCAAGCCTGCTGCCAAACCGGATACGCCACCTGCAATGATATTGACCGTGGTAGTCGGGAATTTCCACTCAATGCATTTGCGAAAGAGCACGTTGACGAGCAGCCCTGCTCCGATCCCGCCAATCATTCCCCCGATGATTCCGCCATCTGTGGACAAAATGCCTGCCAGCACACCCGCTACGACCGACACTTCCTCCATGTCTGACACCTGCTTGGCCGCAATCGCTGCAATCACAACCGGCAAGGCTTTGATCAACACATCGAAGACTCCGCTGAGCATGTCCAGCCCCGGAATTTTGCTGAGGGCCAGGACTAACGCCAAGGCAATGAACCCCGGAAGCGAGGACATCATGATTCCGCGAATGTTGATCCGTTTCCACGGCTTGTCAGATGCGGCTCCTGCTTGCGCGGCATCTCCAATCATCGGGCGGTAGGTTATTCCCCAATGCTTGGCAAAAGCGGTGACAAAGCTGATTGCACGCGTCCGGTTGGTTGTACCCGTCGTGCCCGAAGTCAATAGGACATGAGCTCCTTTGGCACTGATGAGCGCCATTGAAGTCCCGCCCGTCCCTACGATGGGCACTTTCTTCTCGACCGCCGCATTCACGACTTTTTCATTGGCCCCATTCGGATCTGCACTCATGCTGATCATCCCGTCTATCTGGCCGTTTTGCAGCGCAAGTGCCAGTGCCTCATCCGTGCCCCGGACCCACTCGTTGCATGCCTCCAGAGTACCCGTATAGGATACAACGGGTGTCCCGGATTCCGCATCCAAGCAATACACTTCTGCATGTGTCCCTTTTCCTGCCGTATCCATGGAGCCTCGCGCTGCAATAAATTGGATCCCGGCGATTTCCACCCCAGCTGCTTTTGCCTGCGTTCGTATTTCACCCAACAGCTTTTGCGGGTCTTTCCCTCCTAAATTGTACAGGTTTCCCCCACTGCTCCCAATGATGATGATCCGTCTCATATGAATTCGTTCCCTTCTTTACGCTACGGTAAAGCGTTACCTTGATAATTGATTATAACTTTACTTTAGTGAAGCGAGAAGGGAAATTCAATACTTTCTGTCTATTTCTTTTCAAAAACACCCCATTCCCTCGTACGTAATTCTACATTGTGGTATTCATGGTATAATTTAGTCGGTTATTCTTTTGGGTCATTTTCTGAAAAGCCGTACCCCTCTCCGCATGCGAAGAGGGGTACGTGAGAATCCTTATTCTGAAATGGTGCGGGGCTGCCTGGTGCCCTTCCTCATGTTGTTACTTTTGATCGGCTTGTTCTTCTTTGTAGCATTCGATGCAAAGAGCACCGTTGTTCTCAATTTCGTACTCCGTCAAGCGGGCTTGGCACGATTTACATTGTTTTTCCGTTAATACCAAGTTCAAGACTATATCTCCTCTCATTGATGTACATTGGTCTAGTCTCATTATAACGCACCGATTCAATGGAACCAGTAGCTTTGTGTTAAAATTTCGTGAATTCTTTTAATAAACGCTCAATTCCCAAATGGAGGATACGATGACCTCACCGAATTTCGCCTATACGATTACCACTGCTCCTTTTCAATTATTTTCAGCCAGTCACCTGATCAGCCTGCTCGTTTTCTTTGCGCTTCTCGGGCTTCTTTGTGTGCTCCGCCAAAAGCTTCGGGCTCCCATCGTCGACCCAATCGCACGATGGAGCCTCGCAGGTGTACTCGCCCTGTCTGAAATCAGCTTTCACTGGTGGCATCTTGCCATGGGCACGTGGTCCCTGCGCGAGTCATTGCCCTTGCAGCTTTGCAGTGTCACACTGATTTTGTCCATTTTCATGCTGGCGACCAGCAGCTACCGTCTTTTCGAGATCACTTTTTTTGCCGGGATCGCTGGTGCTGGGATTGCGCTTCTAACTCCAGAGCTGTTTTACCCGTTCCCGCATTTTCGTTTCTTTCACTTTTTTGTGGCTCATGAAGGAATCGTCCTGGCTTGCCTATACATGTCTTGGGTCAAAGGATATCGTCCCACCTTTTCATCCGTATGGAAATCGATGCTGACCCTCAACGCTTTATTGCTGATTGCCCTTCCCGTCAATCGCTGGACGGGGGGAAATTACCTCTTTGTCTCACACAAACCGCAGCAGGCGGGATTGATGGATTTTCTGGGACCATACCCCTGGTACATCCTCTCCCTTGAGGGCGTGGCCTTTCTCTTTTTCACCCTCCTTTACTTGCCGTTTTGGTACGGGAACCGCGTCAGCGCGCACCGTCAATCACTGGATGCCTGAAAGAAGGTGGAACTTTGCCCCTCACCTCCATTGAACTAGGCGAATATCATGGCGATATCGAGTGATCAATGGAGGGATTGGTTTTGTACCCGATTTACCCCTATTACGGTTTTCGAACCAAGTGTGAAGAGCAGCCCATCTCCTTTCCTGCCCAGCATCAGGACCGACAGCCTGGCATGGAATATTTGATGGTGCCGCGTCCGATATACGACAATCCTGGCTATGCGGGCAGCGGAAAGCTGAAAGGCAAAGTGGCGATCATTACGGGAGGTGACAGCGGGATTGGTCGTGCAGTCGCCGTCGCCTTTGCCAAAGAAGGCGCAGACGTCGCGATTCCCTATCTCGATGAGCACATCGATGCAGAAGAAACCAGGCAAGTAGTGGAAGGGTACGGAGCACGCTGCCTGCTTTTGCCAGGCGATTTGCGGGATGATGAATGGTGTCGCGTGGTCGTGGCAAGAACGATCGCCGCTTACGGAAAAGTAGATGTGCTCGTCATCAATCAGGGCGTACAGTTTCCGCAAACGAGCATTCTTTCAATCAGCCGCCAGCAGCTGGAGGATACGTTTCGGACGAATATCTACCCCCACTTTTTCCTTACGCAGGCAGCGCTCCCCTATTTGCAATGCGGCAGCTCCATCATCAGCACCACGTCGGTAACGGCTTACGCGGGACATTCACTGCTTGTCGACTATTCGGCTACCAAAGGAGCCATCGTTTCTTTCACCCGTTCCCTGTCGCTTCAGCTTGTCGATTCCGGGATCCGAGTCAATGCAGTTGCACCTGGGCCTATCTGGACACCTTTGCAAGTCTCCAGCTACACCGCAGAGTACATCACGACGCTTGGGACAGATACACCCATGCGCCGTGCAGGCCAGCCTTTCGAATTAGCTCCGACCTATGTATACCTGGCTTCGGACGATTCCGGATATGTGACAGGCCAAGTGCTCCATGTGAACGGAGGAACGATGACGGAGACTTAGAAAAACGAACACCTCACCCGCTTACTGTGGTGAGGTGTTTTCACGTACCCAGGTGGTGACGCAATCGAAAAATCTGCGCGATGCGGGCGATAAGTGTGCCATCGAAGGAACAGCAACCCCGAGGGAGCGGAAATGATCACCCTCGAGCGGGACCGCTCGGATGTTCGGCGGCAGGCGAAACAGGATCATCTCCGGCAGAATGCTAATGCCAAGGCCGCTCTGCACCATGGCAATGATGGCGTGATCGTCCCCCAGCTCATACTTGACCTTTGGAGCAAATCTGGCTTTTCGGAAGATGCGCTGAATATCATTGTCACAGCCGGTCTTTGGCATGATGAAGGTTTCCTGCTGAAGCTGGCTGATCGGCACCGATTCTTTGAGGGAAACAGGATGATCGTCCGTCACGATTACCATCATCCGGTCCTGATGCAGCGGTGCCGCCTCCAGCGTCTCGGAAGTCGGCAGCGAAACAAAGCCCATATCTACCGCGCCTGACACGATCCAGCTCTCGATATCGTCGTAGTAACCCTCCAGCAGCTTGATCTCGATGGCGGGATACTGGTCCTGGAACTGCTTGAGGATTCCCGGGAGCCATTGTGTCGACACACTCGTAAACGTTCCGATGCGCACCGTTCCCACTTCGATTCCGTTGATTGCCGAGACCTCCTGCATCATTTGCTCGTGTTTGCGCAGCATTTCTCTCATGTATTTGAGCAAGTGCTCCCCGTTGCTCGTCAGACTGATCCCGGATCTCCCCCTCGTCAGGATCGAAAATCCGTATTCTCTCTCCAGGCTTGCGATCGCATGGCTGACCGCTGATTGCGTCAATCCGAGCAGCTCACCCGCCCTCGTCAAACTCCCTGACTCGATGACGGTGACGAAGACTTCAAATTTGTTGAGGCTCACAACTTCCACTCCCTCTTTGCACAAATTCTTTTCATGCAAATAATGATAAACATTCATTTTTATTATTTATAAGATACGCTTATACTTGAGTCGACACAATATCCGGTACAGAGAAAAATGCTGCCCGGTCCTAGGGGGACTCTCGTCATGAAACCGCAGCTTAAAGCCGATCTCGCCATGCTGCTCGTTACTCTTTTTTGGGGATCGTCGTACCTGTTCATGCAAATGGGTCTGACGGATCTCGAGACTTTCAATCTGATTGGCCTTCGGTTTGGAATTGCCTTTTTGATTGCCGCCACTTTCTTCCATAAACGAATGCTGCGGACCAATCGTAAAACAGTGCTCCACGCCTTCATCTTGGGGGCC of Brevibacillus choshinensis contains these proteins:
- a CDS encoding SDR family oxidoreductase, which produces MYPIYPYYGFRTKCEEQPISFPAQHQDRQPGMEYLMVPRPIYDNPGYAGSGKLKGKVAIITGGDSGIGRAVAVAFAKEGADVAIPYLDEHIDAEETRQVVEGYGARCLLLPGDLRDDEWCRVVVARTIAAYGKVDVLVINQGVQFPQTSILSISRQQLEDTFRTNIYPHFFLTQAALPYLQCGSSIISTTSVTAYAGHSLLVDYSATKGAIVSFTRSLSLQLVDSGIRVNAVAPGPIWTPLQVSSYTAEYITTLGTDTPMRRAGQPFELAPTYVYLASDDSGYVTGQVLHVNGGTMTET
- a CDS encoding LysR family transcriptional regulator — translated: MSLNKFEVFVTVIESGSLTRAGELLGLTQSAVSHAIASLEREYGFSILTRGRSGISLTSNGEHLLKYMREMLRKHEQMMQEVSAINGIEVGTVRIGTFTSVSTQWLPGILKQFQDQYPAIEIKLLEGYYDDIESWIVSGAVDMGFVSLPTSETLEAAPLHQDRMMVIVTDDHPVSLKESVPISQLQQETFIMPKTGCDNDIQRIFRKARFAPKVKYELGDDHAIIAMVQSGLGISILPEMILFRLPPNIRAVPLEGDHFRSLGVAVPSMAHLSPASRRFFDCVTTWVRENTSPQ
- a CDS encoding PTS sugar transporter, with product MRRIIIIGSSGGNLYNLGGKDPQKLLGEIRTQAKAAGVEIAGIQFIAARGSMDTAGKGTHAEVYCLDAESGTPVVSYTGTLEACNEWVRGTDEALALALQNGQIDGMISMSADPNGANEKVVNAAVEKKVPIVGTGGTSMALISAKGAHVLLTSGTTGTTNRTRAISFVTAFAKHWGITYRPMIGDAAQAGAASDKPWKRINIRGIMMSSLPGFIALALVLALSKIPGLDMLSGVFDVLIKALPVVIAAIAAKQVSDMEEVSVVAGVLAGILSTDGGIIGGMIGGIGAGLLVNVLFRKCIEWKFPTTTVNIIAGGVSGLAAGLIVYYLLAPIALQAGEWVKVLIEGAVSYSPALAGLIAGLLIWPAIIGGVYHAAILPIVLLEMEKTGNSFLGAVDMVGLVMVSAGITLANIISPREKSEATVATPGFLINMGFGTFVEAAYPFMFSNKLVFAGAIVSSGIAGMMVGVFDVRGTAYVPSVMAPLLSNNMLGFIAAMASGLLCSLLITLAANQIAKKKQVQQTGEKINA
- a CDS encoding TIGR02206 family membrane protein, which encodes MTSPNFAYTITTAPFQLFSASHLISLLVFFALLGLLCVLRQKLRAPIVDPIARWSLAGVLALSEISFHWWHLAMGTWSLRESLPLQLCSVTLILSIFMLATSSYRLFEITFFAGIAGAGIALLTPELFYPFPHFRFFHFFVAHEGIVLACLYMSWVKGYRPTFSSVWKSMLTLNALLLIALPVNRWTGGNYLFVSHKPQQAGLMDFLGPYPWYILSLEGVAFLFFTLLYLPFWYGNRVSAHRQSLDA
- a CDS encoding Gmad2 immunoglobulin-like domain-containing protein, whose amino-acid sequence is MKKVSMLLLTVFLLQGCTSQSSPTPPADTEKPPVAAPPQTPTPAPQQPPATTQPEPAPEQKPGDQQPPDSYSNDIFKDVTVKKTGTDTFEVTGKAQVFEGVVSYVVEDGHNELTKGSFQTSAGAPAWGDFSHTINVKKAEANSTLTLILFETSMKDGSRRMELIVPLPEK